The sequence GATGTAGAGGTCCCCGCCGAGGCCCCCGTCCACGCTGCCGTCGAGCACGGCGACCGTTTCCTCCCCCAGGTTGATCGCGTCGTCGGTGATCGCGATCACCAGACTCGCCGGCGGGCGGTCCTCGCTCTCACTACGCGGTAGTTCCACGCCGGGAGCAGGCGTGACCGCTTCGCCCTCGGCCACGAAGCTCTTGAGGAGGAACAGCAGCAGGACCGTCAGGATGTCCATCATCGACGTGATCCTCAGCCCTTCGGGCGGGCGCAGGTTGCGGCGATGTCGTCGCGCGCGCAGGCGCATGATCGGATCCTCTCTCGGGAGTCAGCGAGCTTCGCGCAGCGAACCGACGGCCGGATGACGCGCGAGCGCGATCGCGTCGAGGCCGGTGCTGCGTGCCACGTCCATGACGCGCACGAGATCCTGGTACCGTGTGGAACCGCGTGACTCGATCCGTACGGATCTCTCGTCGGGGTTCGCATCGCGGATCGACCTCAGCAGCGCGCGCAGTTCGGTCTCGGCCTGCGGCGCCCGGCGCTCCACGGAACGGGCCTTCAGGTGTCGTCCCTCGACGACGTAGTGCTGCGGCTCGAGGCGGATGGCGAGGTCCAGGGACTCTCGCTCACGGGACCGTTCCGCCCCGGACGGCGGAAGGTGCATATCGATGGCGTTGATCTCGACGAAGACCGCCGACAGCAACAACATCGGGATCAACACGACGAACAGGTTCATGAGCGGCATGATGTCGAGGTCACCCTCGACCAGCTGCCGGTAGCCACGGCGGCGATGCATGCTGTCTTCTCCGGCTGCGGGTCAGATCGTGCTCGGACGCCCGGTGAGCGCCCGCACGAGCTTCACACTGACCTCGTCGACCTGTTCGACGATGCCTTCGACCTTCCCCACGAGCAGTCCGTGGATCACCATGGCGGGCACGGCGACCATCAGGCCGAAGGCGGTCGTGTTGAGAGCCTGTGAGATCCCGCTCGCCAGGAAGGCCGAGCGCTGCGCAGGGTCGGCGGCCCCGACTGCGGAGAAGGCCGTCGTCAGACCGAAGATGGTGCCCAGCAGTCCGAGCAGAGTGGCCACGTTGGCCAACATACTCAAGAGGGGCAGCCGTTTGCCCAGGGCCGGGAGGACGACGACGGCGGCGCCGTCGGCAGCATTGTTGAGCTTGTCCTCGTCCTGTGTTCCGCTCGAGAGGATCGCATAGGCCACCCGACCGCTGGGATTCTGCACCTTCCGGCAGAGTTCCGTCGCGGCCGCGACGTCACCCTTGGCCACCATCCGCGTGACGTCACGCACGAACCGCGTTCGATTCATAGCACCGGCGCGGCCGATCACCCACGTGCGTTCCAGGACGATCGCCACGATCAGCACGGCGCAGCCGAGGATCACGAACATGAAGGGTCCGCCGCCTTCGAAGAAGGAGGCCAGGGGTCCGAGAGCATCCATGGTGTCATCGCTCCTGTTGTACTTGCTCGTCTTCGGGTCGCAGTGTCACGGACGGCGGTGTGAGCCGTCCCAGCTCGGGGGCGCGGCGCCCCAGGTCGATCGGATCGATCAGGTACAGCGCGGTCAGCGGTTCCACTGTGCGGAGATGATCGCGGGCGGAGATGAACAGCACACGCGGGACGTCGATCTCTCCCTCGATCGTGATCTCGTCGAGCACGACGGTGCCCGCGTCGTGGGAAACCGTGTCGACGGATGCCGTCACGGGGAGGCGTGCTGCGTGGTCTTCTGCGCCGGGGTCGCGTCGGGATGTGTCGGCGACGGCGTTCGAGGCCACGACGGTCAGCAGTACGATCACGGTCGCCTTCATCGTCGTACCTGCCTTCCGGCGGGGGAGACGTCGTCCCAGGCGAAGGTCGCGGCCAGCCCGTCGGGGTCGTCGACGGCGCCGGTGGCGCGGTACGCCCCGAACCAGTCACGCCCGGCCGCTTCGTCGAAGAAGTAGTAGGTCTCGACGATCGCGAGGTTGTACATGGCGCCGGCCAGGTCGGGGTCGAGGGCGAGAGCGCGCAGGAACGCGGCCTTCGCGCGTTCCGCCTCGCCCGCGTAGAGAAGGGTGATGCCGTAGTTGTTGTGGCTGGCTGCGGAATCCGGGTCCTCGGCCAGAGCACGTTCGGCCAGCTCCGAGGCATCGAGGAATTCGTCGCTGCGCAGCACGTGATACACCTTGGCCGAGTTGACCGACCGCACGCTCTCGAACTCACGAGCGCTGTCCTCCCAGCGACCCAGCGCGTCGTAGTGCAGCGCCAGTCCGGTGCGCAGGGCCTCGGGCAGCGAACCGCGACGTGCCCGCGCTGCTTCGAGACCCTCGATGGCGGTCTCGTGCTCCCCGGCGTCGAACAGGAGTTTGGACCACAGCGAGAGTGCCGCGTCGTGATCGGGCTCGTGTGCGAGGGCCGTGTCGCAGTGGGCGAACGCGGTTTCGGGCGTGCCCGCCTCGGCGTGCAGACGCGCCAGCCGCCAGCGTGCGTCGGCGTCCCCTGGACGGGCGGCCACCTCGCCGAACGCCCGCTCGATCGCGACGCGGCGGGCCACCTCGGGATCCGTGGTGGGAGCCGGACCTCCGCCTCCGGCGCATCCCGCGAGCACGACCGCGATCCCGCAAGCGCCCAGCCAGCGCGTCCGCGATCGGAATCGTCGATGGATCAGGGTCGGCAACGGTCTCATGGTCGTCGGAGGTCCTCGGGCTTCCGGGGGTCGATCACGAATTCCGTGGTGCGGGCGTACTACCGGTCTTCGGTGAGCAAGTCCGGTGCCTCGAAGCGAGAATCGTTCCGGGTGTGCCCGGTCGTGGCGGACCCGGTGCGGTCGTCGTCGTTCGTGGTCTCGTCGATGATCGGGTACTCGAAGCTGGGTTGGTGGAGGAAGCGCCGCGCGATCCGGGGGAACAGTGTGCTCCGGGCGCGGGCGATCCAGGGGGTCGCTGCAGGGTCGGCGCCCGGCTCGTGGTGCAGGAGCAGTTCCCGCAGCGTCGACTCGCCGCGCTCGTGGAAGGTCCATGCCTGCTCCTCGAGCACGTCCTCGTAGGCGAGTCGATCGTCGCCCTGCAGTCCGGCCGGGCGCTCGCTCTGCTGGATCGCGTCGCCCATGTGCAGGAGGGCCTCGCCCAGCCGCTGCGTGGCGGCCTGCGTCCACGGCGCGACCTCACGCTCGATCACGCCACGGTAGGCCGCGATCAGGTCCTGCAGCCGGTCGCGCTTCCGCGCGATCGACGCGGGCAGCGGTTGCGTGAGTTCGACGGCCACGAACCCGTTCCATCCCGAGTCGGCCCGGTGGAACCCGATCGCCGCCAGCAGCTCGTCGGACGCCCGGCCGGGGTGGGCGGCCGCGAACTCGAGATAGGCATCGACGGCGTCCGCGGCGGTTCCGTCGTCCAGTTCTGCGCGAGCCCGGCGTTCACGGACGGCTTGCAGTGTCTGCCGGTCGTTCGGATGACGTTCGAGGTAGATGTCGAGCAGACGTTCGCGGCTGGAACGATCACCGCGGCGCTCGTGGAGGTCGACGGCCCGCAGCCAGGCGTTGCCGGCGTCCTCGGAGCCGGCGAAGGCGTTCGCGTAGGCGACCAGGGTACGTGCCGCCGCACCCAGATCACCGCTGTCCTCGTAGGTGCGGGCGACGTTCCGGTAGGCGTCCGGTACGAGGTCCGCGTCGGAATGGGCCTCGATCAACGTCGTCCATGCGTCGATCGCCAGGGAGTCCCGACCGACCGCCGCATGGGCCACACCGCTGCGGTACAGCGCTCGCTCGGCGTGTTCGGTCTCGGGCCACTGCATGGCCAGCTGCCGCCACAGGTTCGCGGCGGTGGCCGGTCCGCGCGTGGTGTCGGCCTCGACCGACTCCACGTGGAGTTCGTAGGCATGGGGCGCCCAATCGCCGAGTTCGTGGGCGAGCGAATCGCGTCCGGCGGCTCGCGCCGTCGAGGCCGCCGACCGGAAGGCCGAGGACGCGCGATCGTAGGCTTCCATTCGATACAACGCCTGGGCGCGGGTGCGGGCCGCCTCGACCACGCGGGGATCGTCGGGGTGACGTTCGACGAAGTCGCGAGCACGGACGACGACGCGATCGTCCCGACCGTGGGCGGCCTCGAGTCGAAGGGTGCGCCAGTCGAGATCGACGGCACGTTCTGGATCGGAGATGCGCGACCGAAAGGTGTCGGCCAGCTCCAGGAAGTGATGCGCGAGGGAGTCCGGGCCGGTGGTGCGGTCGTCCTCGAGGTTCGACCGGTACCAAGCATCGGCGGTGGTCACGGCGCGCCACGCAGCATCGTCGCCGGTCCTGCTCGTGTCGCGGGCCGCCGTGACGAAGTCGTGGATGGCCGCGGCATGGCGTCCGAGCGCGAGTTCGCACTCTCCGGCCAGGGTTCGCCACTTCACGCTCCGTCGATCGTCCGGCCAGGTGTGGATCGATCGTCGGTGGAGTTCGAGAGCGGCCTGCCACTTCGCGGCGACGTCGGCGGCGTCACGGGCGGCTTCGTGTCGACGGCTGGCCACGCCGACGATGACGTCACGAGCGAAGGTTGCGGCTTCGGCGCGGAGGGAGGCGTCGACCTGTGCTTCGTGCCATGCGTCGCCGGGTACGAACCGGCCGGCCACGGCGAGGACCTCGTCTTCGTCGGTCGCCGCCGTGTTCGCGATCCATCGTCGCGCCGCACCGAAGGCTTCGGGTGCGAGCGGATGACGCCTCAGGAGGAGTCGATCGACCGCAGCGGCCTGCTCGAGCAACGCGTAATCGGACAACAGGGCCGAGAGATCGTCCAGCAGCGCGACGTCGTCGTCGCGCGGGCCGTTGCGCTCGACGGCGGCCAGGAAGGCGGGAGCACCACCGGCGCGGGCCAACGTGCGCAGGTAGAGCGCGCGTGCCTCGGGCCCGAGGTCGAAGGCCGTCGGCGCTCCGGGACCAGCGTGCAGATCGAGCAGACGGCGGAGGGTGTCGATGGACTCGATGCCACGGCCGGTCACGTGCGCGCTCCAGGCCCGTTGGTACAGGGCGACGGCCTGGATCTCGGGATCCGACGAACGCGAGGCGACGCGCAGCGGGGGCAACGCGGTGTCGTGGTCGCCGTTCTCGAAGGCGATCTCTCCGAGTCGTAGCTGCGCGACGTCGACCAGCGGCGAGTCCGGGAAGTCGTCGACCAGGCGCGTGAGATGCCGACGCGCCTCGGGATCTCCGCGATCCGCCTGCAGCATTCCCAGGTGCAGCAGGACGAGGTCACGGCGCGCGAACAGCTGGTCTTCGTCGAGGATCGTGCGGAACAGGGCGAGCGCGGGCTCGATGTCGAGCAGGGGTGCGAGTGCGCGGCTACCGGCGTCTTCGTGCTCGAGCCAATCCTGCATGCTCGCCCGGAAGTCGGCGCGGGCAGTCGCCAGTTCGAGGTCGGCCCACCGGTAGCGGGCGTCGCCCCGGACCAACGGGTCGCAGCCGGCCTCGACGAACGCGGCCCACCGTTCGCGCGCCTCGTCGCGGAGATGTGCATCGCCGGCACGGGCGAGGTTCGTGGTGGCTACGGCCGCGCCGTAGGCGACCGCTTCGCGGTGGCGCTGCTGCCGGTCGCGGAGTCGGGCGAGCAGTCGTCGAGCCGCGGTGAGTCGCGCCTCCTCGAGCCGGTCGACCCGAGCGGCGTGGCGGGCGCGGGCGGCGTCGACCGCAGCACGCGCGTCGGCGAGCCCGGAATCGGCGCCGAGGGCGACGCGTGCCGTGTCCAGGGTCCGGGATGCCCGCTCCGCTCGATCGCGGAGGGAGTCGGCACGTGCCCACTGTGACGTGACCCCGTCGCCGAACCGACCCGCGAAGACCTCCGCGAACGAGCGCTGCACCGACTGCCGTGTGTCGTCGGCGAAGCGCGTGACGGTGACACGGGCGGAGTCGGCCCAGGCGGCCTCGGCGTCGAGGTGGTGGGCGGGCACGGGGACACGGGGATCCGGGGGTGGGTCGCGTCGGGCCATGGGCCCGCGGCCGTACCATCGGCCGAGCGTCCTCGCGCGTCGCGCCTGCGCGGCCGCACGCTGGGCGAGTGCCTGCGCGCGGGTGTCGAGGCGTGCGAGCAGGGAATCCTCGAGTACCTGCAGATCGGCGAGGTTTCGCGGGATCTCGGCGTCGAGAGCACGCAGTGTCGCGTTGGCGTCCCGGAGCTGTTCGCGGAGTTCGTCGAGACGTCGGGCGCCACGGCCGAGGTGGGCGTCCCGGCGGGCGAGGTCCGCGGTCACGCCCTCGAGACGGTGCCGAGCATGTCGTAGAGCGCGCGCGGCGACGGCCACCGAGTCCGCGAGCGAACGGTCTCGGCGCAGCGCCGCCACCGGCAGTCGTGGGACTCCGCTGGACCACGGCGCGGCCTCGTCGACGCGCAGCCAGTCCTCCGCGGGAGGCAGGTCCCGACCAGGCTCGAGAAGGGCTTCGTCGAGCCGATCGAGCGCTCGACTCCACGTCGCGGTGTCGGCGGGAATGTGGGTCGCCGTCGCCTCGGCCCACCGTGTGGCCGCCCAGGACGCGAAATGCGTCGAATCGTCGGCGATCACGGTCAGGCTCGCGGCCTCCGCGTCGAGGAGCCCTTCGAGCTCCAGGTAGAGGGCGCGTGCCGTGCTGTCCCGCCCTGCTGCGAGTCGGCCCGCGGCGTGGTGCAGCTGCGCATCGAAGCGGGTGGGATGATCGGGATGTCGCTCGAGCCAGGAGGCCAGAGTTCCGTCGTCGCCGTGCAGGGCACCGACGAGATCCACCCACGCGGCGAGTGGGCCGTGGGGATCCACGCGGTCGAACCAGGTGCCCGGGTCCTCGCCGCGCTCGAGAGCGCGGAGCCCGAGTGCGAAGGCAGCTTCGTCGACCACGCGGCGGTCGAAGTCGGTTTCGGCGTCGCTGCGCGCGAGCCGCTCGCGGACCGACCACACCGCCGGATCGGAGATCGATGCGAGGGCCCGGATGCGCAGGTGCAGGAGAAGTGTGCGCAGGCGGTCCGGGACGTCGATCGTGGCCAGCAGGGCCCGTGCCGTGGCGGGATCGTCGGAATCGAGAGCATGGGCCGCGAGGACCAGTGTCGACTCGGCCGCGCGGCCGGTGCCGACGAGCTCGTCGTCTTCGCTCCAGCGCAGGACGTCGGCCCAGGTCGCAGCACGTTCCGGGAGGGACGAGGCAGGCGGTGTCCCCGGATCCAGGCGTAGACGCAGCAGAACGGCACGGGTGGTCGGTCCCGTCGTGGTGTCGAGGTGCGCGATGGCGGTCAGCGTGTCCCCTCGCGCGAGCGACCAGCGTGCGCGGTCGAAGCCCGTGGTGAGGCTGGCCTGGGCGGCGCTCGACAGGAGCACCGCGACCAACATGCCCGCGCGCAGGATCATCGGGCCCAGGCCTCGCTCTTCAGTGTCGAGGGTGGATCCGCCGACTCCAGGTCCACCTGCACGAACGTCAGGCGGTCGCGGACCGCTCGCACGCGCACCGATCCGAGTTCGTGGGTGCTCCCGTCGGATCGTTCCACCGACAGCCCGAGTTCGTGCAGGCGTGGCTCGACGAAGTCGTGCAGGAGCGTGGCGATGGCGCCTCGACGCAGGGCCTCCCGGCTGACGTCGTCGAGTGCGACGCGGACAGGATCGCCGTCGACGTGGTGCACGAGGATCGCCACGGCTTCGTCGTCGGGCAGACCGGTAGCGAGAAGGGCCAGTGCCGTTTCCTGGCGGTCGAGGTAGTCCCGCTCGATCGCGTGCAAACGCCCGGCCTGGGCGGTGAGCAACGAATCGAGGTGATCGAGACGAGTCTCGATAGTGGCCAGCGCCTCGATCCGATGCAGCAGGTCCCGGCCTCGGGTCCCGTCACCTTCGCCGCCCAGCGAATCGCGAGCCGCGTCCAGGTCCCGGTCCAGTCCGCGCAGCCATTGCTGGTGGGCGGAGAGTTCACGGGCCTCGCTCGTGCGCCACTCGGAGCGTGTGCGCAGTCGATCGAGCTGCCCGCGGAGGAACTCGCGGTTCTCGCGCAGGAACCGAAGCGACTCCGTCGAGTCGAGCTCCTGGCGTTCCACCTGCACCGTGGCAGTCTCGCCGGGTCCGTTCGTCGACGAGGCCGCGAGCAACAGCAGGAGGACGGGGATCGCGCTCATCGGGATCACCCCTTCCACCGTCGGAGAACGTCTCCGCTCGCGGCGTCGACGACGATCCACAGGGAGGGCTGTCCGTCGGCGTCGTACACGCAGGTCCAGGTCGTGCGGTCCGGCTCGTCGAGATGGAGCAGCCCGCGCGTGAGGACCATGTTGCGGAGCCGGGCGGCATGCAGTTCGCGGTATTCCGCGCCACCGGCTTCGTCGGCGTGGCGGAGGGCTTCGTCGCTGTCGATCCATCCCGCCGTGAGAGGCGGGACGTCGAAGTCGAAGCCGA comes from Candidatus Krumholzibacteriia bacterium and encodes:
- a CDS encoding biopolymer transporter ExbD, which gives rise to MRLRARRHRRNLRPPEGLRITSMMDILTVLLLFLLKSFVAEGEAVTPAPGVELPRSESEDRPPASLVIAITDDAINLGEETVAVLDGSVDGGLGGDLYIEALGSGLERARERQQRIAERRGHLDEWAGRITIQGDRDMSFSVLQRVMYTCDRSGFDDLALAVLQG
- a CDS encoding biopolymer transporter ExbD → MHRRRGYRQLVEGDLDIMPLMNLFVVLIPMLLLSAVFVEINAIDMHLPPSGAERSRERESLDLAIRLEPQHYVVEGRHLKARSVERRAPQAETELRALLRSIRDANPDERSVRIESRGSTRYQDLVRVMDVARSTGLDAIALARHPAVGSLREAR
- a CDS encoding MotA/TolQ/ExbB proton channel family protein, which produces MDALGPLASFFEGGGPFMFVILGCAVLIVAIVLERTWVIGRAGAMNRTRFVRDVTRMVAKGDVAAATELCRKVQNPSGRVAYAILSSGTQDEDKLNNAADGAAVVVLPALGKRLPLLSMLANVATLLGLLGTIFGLTTAFSAVGAADPAQRSAFLASGISQALNTTAFGLMVAVPAMVIHGLLVGKVEGIVEQVDEVSVKLVRALTGRPSTI
- a CDS encoding tetratricopeptide repeat protein, with amino-acid sequence MARRVAIERAFGEVAARPGDADARWRLARLHAEAGTPETAFAHCDTALAHEPDHDAALSLWSKLLFDAGEHETAIEGLEAARARRGSLPEALRTGLALHYDALGRWEDSAREFESVRSVNSAKVYHVLRSDEFLDASELAERALAEDPDSAASHNNYGITLLYAGEAERAKAAFLRALALDPDLAGAMYNLAIVETYYFFDEAAGRDWFGAYRATGAVDDPDGLAATFAWDDVSPAGRQVRR
- a CDS encoding tetratricopeptide repeat protein; the protein is MILRAGMLVAVLLSSAAQASLTTGFDRARWSLARGDTLTAIAHLDTTTGPTTRAVLLRLRLDPGTPPASSLPERAATWADVLRWSEDDELVGTGRAAESTLVLAAHALDSDDPATARALLATIDVPDRLRTLLLHLRIRALASISDPAVWSVRERLARSDAETDFDRRVVDEAAFALGLRALERGEDPGTWFDRVDPHGPLAAWVDLVGALHGDDGTLASWLERHPDHPTRFDAQLHHAAGRLAAGRDSTARALYLELEGLLDAEAASLTVIADDSTHFASWAATRWAEATATHIPADTATWSRALDRLDEALLEPGRDLPPAEDWLRVDEAAPWSSGVPRLPVAALRRDRSLADSVAVAARALRHARHRLEGVTADLARRDAHLGRGARRLDELREQLRDANATLRALDAEIPRNLADLQVLEDSLLARLDTRAQALAQRAAAQARRARTLGRWYGRGPMARRDPPPDPRVPVPAHHLDAEAAWADSARVTVTRFADDTRQSVQRSFAEVFAGRFGDGVTSQWARADSLRDRAERASRTLDTARVALGADSGLADARAAVDAARARHAARVDRLEEARLTAARRLLARLRDRQQRHREAVAYGAAVATTNLARAGDAHLRDEARERWAAFVEAGCDPLVRGDARYRWADLELATARADFRASMQDWLEHEDAGSRALAPLLDIEPALALFRTILDEDQLFARRDLVLLHLGMLQADRGDPEARRHLTRLVDDFPDSPLVDVAQLRLGEIAFENGDHDTALPPLRVASRSSDPEIQAVALYQRAWSAHVTGRGIESIDTLRRLLDLHAGPGAPTAFDLGPEARALYLRTLARAGGAPAFLAAVERNGPRDDDVALLDDLSALLSDYALLEQAAAVDRLLLRRHPLAPEAFGAARRWIANTAATDEDEVLAVAGRFVPGDAWHEAQVDASLRAEAATFARDVIVGVASRRHEAARDAADVAAKWQAALELHRRSIHTWPDDRRSVKWRTLAGECELALGRHAAAIHDFVTAARDTSRTGDDAAWRAVTTADAWYRSNLEDDRTTGPDSLAHHFLELADTFRSRISDPERAVDLDWRTLRLEAAHGRDDRVVVRARDFVERHPDDPRVVEAARTRAQALYRMEAYDRASSAFRSAASTARAAGRDSLAHELGDWAPHAYELHVESVEADTTRGPATAANLWRQLAMQWPETEHAERALYRSGVAHAAVGRDSLAIDAWTTLIEAHSDADLVPDAYRNVARTYEDSGDLGAAARTLVAYANAFAGSEDAGNAWLRAVDLHERRGDRSSRERLLDIYLERHPNDRQTLQAVRERRARAELDDGTAADAVDAYLEFAAAHPGRASDELLAAIGFHRADSGWNGFVAVELTQPLPASIARKRDRLQDLIAAYRGVIEREVAPWTQAATQRLGEALLHMGDAIQQSERPAGLQGDDRLAYEDVLEEQAWTFHERGESTLRELLLHHEPGADPAATPWIARARSTLFPRIARRFLHQPSFEYPIIDETTNDDDRTGSATTGHTRNDSRFEAPDLLTEDR